A stretch of Borrelia turcica IST7 DNA encodes these proteins:
- a CDS encoding helix-turn-helix domain-containing protein, whose product MEENDFVKFGDFLKKARVEKGLTLEVISDDIKISVKYLKALEDSNIELFPNEVLAVGFLRTYSEYLDVDVWYISSLFKEYKRRLNDSYIGIKPENKNVGSNFASEGKLANKSIDVSKINSARMIKILVVLVSLVVLIFFIFNFNEINTYLKKIFKSNHVARKSPEVHEIPFDKESFWNASLADGDFLSLIYGDTILKYRVSFKNDDLVITDELSNSRDVFKLGKAREIDFNDNIRVKMIYENYSRDRLKKAHVSLESFILNVEYVSETSLSNRFEILDWGFAVNGPKSRMVSEYPTLYSSQNIVNIDLMIRFLNDTFLRYADENNLSGKSLLVSKNNSLNLSFRKSLILFLSRLSDVNIALQGKDITSILKGYEKELMAVQFFWLKTPVGFDLKVSEVY is encoded by the coding sequence ATGGAAGAAAATGATTTCGTTAAGTTTGGAGATTTTTTAAAAAAAGCTAGGGTTGAGAAGGGGTTAACTCTTGAGGTTATATCTGATGATATTAAGATTTCTGTTAAATACCTTAAAGCTCTTGAAGACTCTAATATTGAATTATTTCCAAATGAAGTTTTAGCTGTAGGATTTTTAAGAACCTATAGTGAGTATTTAGATGTTGATGTTTGGTATATTTCCTCTCTTTTTAAGGAATATAAGAGAAGACTTAATGATAGTTATATTGGCATTAAACCTGAAAATAAAAATGTTGGTTCAAATTTTGCGAGTGAGGGGAAACTTGCAAATAAGAGCATAGATGTTTCTAAGATAAATTCTGCTAGAATGATTAAGATACTAGTGGTATTGGTTAGTCTTGTAGTGTTAATATTTTTTATTTTCAATTTTAATGAAATTAATACTTATTTAAAAAAAATATTTAAATCGAATCATGTTGCAAGGAAATCTCCAGAAGTTCATGAAATTCCTTTTGATAAAGAAAGTTTTTGGAATGCTTCGCTTGCAGATGGTGATTTTTTATCTTTAATTTATGGTGATACTATTTTAAAATATAGGGTTTCTTTTAAAAATGATGATTTAGTTATTACAGATGAGTTGAGTAATAGTCGAGATGTTTTTAAGTTAGGTAAAGCTCGAGAAATAGATTTTAATGATAATATAAGGGTGAAGATGATTTATGAAAATTATTCTCGTGATAGGCTTAAGAAGGCTCATGTAAGCTTGGAATCTTTTATTTTGAATGTTGAATATGTATCTGAAACTAGTCTTTCTAATAGATTTGAGATTTTAGATTGGGGGTTTGCAGTTAATGGTCCTAAGAGTAGGATGGTTAGTGAATATCCTACCTTATATTCTTCTCAAAATATTGTGAATATTGATTTAATGATTCGTTTTTTAAATGATACATTTTTAAGATATGCTGATGAGAATAATCTTTCAGGAAAATCTTTACTTGTATCTAAAAATAATTCGCTTAATTTGAGTTTTAGGAAATCTTTAATATTGTTTTTATCAAGACTTTCTGATGTTAATATTGCTCTTCAAGGCAAAGATATTACTTCTATTTTAAAAGGGTATGAAAAAGAATTAATGGCAGTTCAATTTTTTTGGTTAAAAACTCCTGTGGGATTTGATCTTAAGGTTTCTGAAGTTTATTAA
- the pyk gene encoding pyruvate kinase, producing MIKKLTKIVATISDLRCDPEHIKDLYEAGVNVIRLNTAHQSHEDALKVINNVRQVSNKIALMIDTKGPEVRTANIENPIPVKMNDKVIISTSPIGDSNSFQTNYDGFVNEVPNGSKVLIDDGELEMIVIEKLSDRLICEVKNDGHIKNKKSINTPGVPLKLQSVTEKDKGFIELAAKQNIDFIAHSFVRHEKDIQDVKDILNAAGNSDVKIISKVENQEGIDNIEEIAKASYGIMVARGDMGVEIPAEDVPLAQIKITKTCIKYGIPVITATQMLHSMIENPRPTRAEVSDVANAILNGTDAIMLSGETAYGKYPVEAVKMMTRIAREVEKHREKTLFRDEIFCSKRIIRNYIIKCAIDSTKIMPIKAIIVDSLKGRTARVMATYRASVPLFITTSNERIARELSLSYGVYSNLVDNSFKRTTEFVVTSLELLKTQGIVKDSDTVVIISGNPNRDVSKGTEFMEINTVEDAIKGRNI from the coding sequence ATGATAAAAAAATTAACAAAAATAGTAGCAACAATATCTGACCTTAGATGCGACCCAGAGCACATAAAAGATTTATATGAGGCAGGTGTTAATGTAATAAGACTTAATACTGCTCACCAATCTCATGAAGATGCTCTAAAAGTAATTAATAATGTTAGACAAGTTTCAAATAAAATAGCACTAATGATTGACACAAAAGGCCCAGAAGTTAGGACGGCAAACATTGAAAACCCTATTCCCGTTAAGATGAATGACAAGGTAATAATATCAACATCCCCTATTGGTGATTCCAACTCATTTCAAACTAACTACGATGGTTTTGTTAATGAAGTTCCAAATGGGTCTAAGGTTTTAATTGATGACGGCGAACTTGAAATGATTGTCATTGAAAAATTATCAGACAGATTAATTTGTGAGGTTAAAAACGACGGACATATTAAGAATAAAAAATCCATAAATACACCAGGAGTTCCACTTAAGCTACAGTCTGTAACTGAAAAGGATAAAGGATTTATTGAACTTGCAGCAAAACAAAATATTGATTTTATTGCTCACTCATTTGTAAGGCATGAAAAAGATATTCAAGATGTTAAGGATATATTAAATGCTGCTGGAAATTCTGATGTAAAAATCATTTCTAAGGTTGAAAATCAAGAAGGAATTGATAATATTGAAGAAATTGCAAAGGCTTCCTATGGAATCATGGTAGCAAGAGGAGACATGGGTGTTGAAATACCTGCTGAAGATGTTCCCTTGGCCCAAATTAAAATAACAAAAACTTGCATTAAGTATGGAATACCCGTAATTACTGCAACACAAATGCTTCACTCAATGATTGAAAATCCAAGACCTACAAGAGCAGAGGTTTCCGATGTTGCTAATGCCATTTTAAATGGGACAGACGCTATTATGCTATCTGGTGAAACAGCTTACGGTAAATATCCAGTTGAAGCTGTTAAGATGATGACTAGAATAGCTAGAGAGGTTGAAAAACATAGAGAAAAAACCCTATTTAGGGACGAAATTTTCTGTAGTAAAAGAATTATTAGAAACTACATTATTAAATGTGCAATTGATTCAACAAAGATCATGCCCATAAAAGCTATTATTGTTGACTCACTAAAGGGAAGAACTGCAAGAGTAATGGCAACATATAGGGCAAGTGTTCCTTTGTTTATTACAACAAGCAATGAGAGAATTGCAAGAGAGTTATCTCTTTCTTACGGTGTTTATTCTAATCTTGTTGATAATAGTTTTAAAAGAACAACTGAGTTTGTAGTAACTTCTCTTGAACTACTAAAAACACAAGGAATAGTCAAAGATTCAGATACTGTAGTAATCATTTCAGGAAATCCAAACAGAGATGTCAGCAAGGGTACAGAATTTATGGAGATAAATACAGTAGAAGATGCAATTAAGGGACGAAACATATAA
- the rpmB gene encoding 50S ribosomal protein L28: MGRECEITGKRTLFGNNVPRKGLAKRKGGAGQHIGVKTKRTFKVNLINKKFFIPELGRSINIKVSANALRSISKVGLDVFLKKNCKKVEDFI; encoded by the coding sequence ATGGGCAGAGAATGTGAAATAACAGGAAAGAGGACCTTATTTGGAAATAATGTACCAAGGAAGGGACTTGCTAAGAGAAAGGGTGGAGCAGGCCAGCATATTGGGGTTAAGACTAAGAGAACTTTTAAAGTAAATTTAATTAATAAGAAATTTTTTATTCCTGAATTGGGAAGAAGTATTAATATTAAGGTTTCTGCAAATGCTTTAAGAAGTATTTCAAAAGTTGGTCTTGATGTTTTTTTGAAAAAAAATTGCAAAAAAGTAGAAGACTTTATTTAG
- a CDS encoding NFACT RNA binding domain-containing protein, protein MSLNYSEINIILKELPLKNSFLRKIKQPNYKTLILELYNKEVNEKNFNVLISLDSKTTRIHRTSKKFDNIKPPLRFFEFLKSKIQNGKLFEACQINNERIISLKVVKDGIITFIFIKLWPSAPNIIATDINLKILDAFYRRPKSSEITGEIFTKIQEITENNNKQKKEVNLKDEYDNESSYSEFIENYYSNLEAKETHEHNTELLRKKYEKEKINLEKRINSLETQIDSIKSIESRREKGEMILSNINLIRKGMDKIIIKNNNGEEITIELDKTLLPKDNALKYFKEYKRSKNSLNLLEEQLNYARKQYDVLISKTTCIDNKELLYSKNERAQKQTSLKKPPIGIHFISCEFEIVVGRNAKENDELLRNWAKGNDYWLHTRDYPGAYVFIRNKKNKTPPLEVLLHAGNLCVFYTKAARKSGKADLYYTHVKNLRRVKGGKKGLVIPHKEKNLNIKLDLDMLRKIKNKN, encoded by the coding sequence ATGTCATTAAATTACAGTGAAATAAACATAATACTTAAGGAACTTCCTTTAAAAAATTCATTTTTAAGAAAAATCAAACAACCCAACTATAAAACCTTAATTTTAGAACTCTATAACAAAGAAGTAAATGAAAAAAATTTCAATGTATTAATCTCACTAGACTCAAAAACCACTAGAATACACAGAACAAGTAAAAAATTTGATAATATTAAACCACCCTTAAGATTTTTTGAATTTTTAAAATCAAAAATTCAAAATGGGAAATTATTTGAAGCTTGTCAAATAAACAATGAAAGAATAATTTCTCTTAAAGTAGTAAAAGATGGAATAATAACATTTATCTTCATAAAATTATGGCCATCCGCTCCTAACATAATTGCAACAGATATCAATTTAAAAATACTTGATGCATTTTATAGAAGACCAAAATCAAGTGAAATTACAGGTGAAATTTTTACTAAAATCCAAGAAATTACTGAAAACAACAATAAGCAAAAAAAAGAAGTCAACCTAAAGGATGAATACGATAATGAATCTTCTTACTCTGAATTTATTGAAAATTACTATAGTAACTTAGAAGCAAAAGAGACTCACGAACATAATACAGAACTACTTAGAAAAAAATACGAGAAAGAAAAAATAAATTTAGAAAAAAGAATAAACTCTTTAGAAACACAAATAGACTCAATTAAATCAATTGAATCTAGAAGAGAAAAAGGTGAAATGATTTTATCAAATATTAATCTAATAAGAAAAGGAATGGATAAAATTATTATAAAGAACAACAATGGAGAAGAAATCACAATAGAACTTGACAAAACATTACTGCCTAAAGACAATGCCCTTAAATACTTTAAAGAATATAAAAGAAGTAAAAATTCTTTAAATCTATTAGAAGAACAATTAAATTATGCAAGAAAACAATATGATGTATTAATATCAAAGACAACCTGCATAGATAACAAAGAGTTACTTTATTCAAAAAATGAAAGAGCTCAAAAACAAACCTCACTAAAGAAGCCACCTATTGGTATTCATTTCATCTCATGTGAATTTGAAATCGTTGTAGGAAGAAATGCAAAAGAAAATGACGAACTCTTAAGAAATTGGGCAAAGGGAAATGACTATTGGTTACACACAAGAGATTACCCTGGTGCTTATGTTTTTATTAGAAATAAGAAAAATAAAACACCTCCTCTTGAAGTTTTGCTACATGCTGGTAATTTATGCGTTTTTTACACAAAAGCTGCAAGAAAATCGGGCAAGGCTGATCTTTACTACACTCATGTTAAAAACTTAAGAAGAGTGAAAGGAGGAAAGAAAGGACTTGTAATACCACATAAGGAAAAAAATTTAAATATTAAACTAGATCTTGATATGCTTAGAAAAATTAAAAACAAAAATTAA
- a CDS encoding LolA family protein, with protein sequence MKKIILILIVCPYVVFAQVSANQYFENIYSKYQSVEDMQARISLNIKGLKQTGTLLYKFPDKFIINLDSNNQVFVSDGELLTVYVPSLGTSFRQQLTRGKAGGGFMNVLGTEYSVSYTNSPNLEPLDETGGSTESFIKLTFSRRLYKGAATIDSFMIAFAESGAIRRIIAYPTGGGREIIIDLLSMKFNVGIPESRFKYDPPKTSNKVDNFLYDVKKT encoded by the coding sequence ATGAAGAAAATAATATTAATATTAATTGTATGCCCCTATGTTGTTTTTGCTCAAGTGTCTGCTAACCAGTATTTTGAGAATATTTATTCAAAATATCAAAGTGTAGAAGATATGCAGGCTAGGATTAGTCTTAATATAAAGGGCTTAAAGCAAACGGGAACTCTGTTATATAAATTTCCAGATAAGTTTATTATTAATTTAGATTCAAATAATCAAGTTTTTGTAAGTGATGGAGAGCTTTTGACAGTTTATGTTCCATCACTTGGTACTTCTTTTAGACAACAGTTAACAAGGGGAAAAGCAGGTGGTGGTTTTATGAATGTTTTAGGTACCGAGTATAGCGTATCTTATACTAATTCTCCCAATTTAGAACCTCTTGATGAGACTGGAGGAAGTACGGAAAGTTTTATCAAATTGACTTTTTCAAGGCGTCTTTATAAGGGTGCTGCTACAATTGATTCTTTTATGATTGCTTTTGCAGAGAGTGGCGCAATTAGGAGGATTATTGCTTATCCTACGGGTGGTGGACGAGAAATTATTATTGATCTTTTATCTATGAAGTTTAATGTTGGAATTCCTGAGAGTAGATTTAAGTATGATCCGCCAAAAACTTCAAACAAGGTAGATAATTTTTTATATGATGTTAAAAAAACTTGA
- the gatA gene encoding Asp-tRNA(Asn)/Glu-tRNA(Gln) amidotransferase subunit GatA, with product MSLIKIKELILSRKCSIYDIVLSYKEQYESNKDINGYIEFFDDSLELAKEYDVLLEKGKGQNLPLIGIPIAVKDNIAMKDKGLTCASEILQGYVSPYDATVIKRLRDNGVILLGRTNMDEFAMGSSCEFSYYGATLNPLNKEYVVGGSSGGSSAVVADKQAPFSLGSDTGGSVRLPASFAGIIGFKPSYGGLSRYGLVSYASSLDQIGFVARFVDDIALILKHTCGIDKKDATSIDIDINPYPLLNKPLKSIKVATIKELSEDLMDKDIACEFSKFKVALLSRGIEIHEISIEEITYVLSLYYSIAPVEAASNLARYTGLRYGKIIKDNLTLNDFYFKHRSSFLNEEVKRRIVLGNYLLSEGYDLKYYTKASRIIENMIIPKFNELFNNFEYIIMPTSFVKPFKIGEMCDDPIKMYYSDICTVIANLIGSPAISIPFAQDEKGLPIGMQIIGQAKKDFKLLNFSKNIIEELGLDGI from the coding sequence ATGAGTTTAATAAAGATTAAGGAATTAATATTAAGTCGTAAGTGTAGTATTTATGACATTGTCCTTTCCTATAAAGAGCAATATGAATCAAATAAAGATATAAATGGATATATTGAATTTTTTGATGATTCATTGGAGTTGGCAAAAGAATATGATGTCCTTTTGGAGAAGGGTAAGGGACAAAATTTACCTTTAATTGGAATACCTATTGCTGTTAAGGATAATATTGCAATGAAAGATAAAGGTTTAACGTGTGCTTCTGAGATTTTACAGGGCTATGTTTCCCCTTATGATGCAACAGTTATTAAACGATTAAGGGATAATGGTGTTATTTTGCTTGGTAGAACTAATATGGATGAATTTGCTATGGGTTCTTCTTGTGAATTTTCTTACTATGGTGCTACTCTTAATCCTTTAAATAAGGAATATGTTGTTGGGGGTAGTTCTGGTGGCTCTAGTGCAGTTGTTGCGGATAAACAGGCTCCTTTTTCACTTGGAAGCGATACTGGAGGGTCTGTTAGACTTCCTGCTTCTTTTGCTGGTATTATTGGATTTAAACCTTCTTATGGAGGCCTCTCCCGTTATGGGCTTGTGTCCTATGCGTCTTCTCTTGACCAGATAGGATTTGTTGCTCGTTTTGTTGATGATATAGCTTTAATATTAAAGCATACCTGTGGAATTGATAAAAAGGATGCTACTAGCATAGATATTGATATAAATCCTTATCCATTGTTAAATAAGCCTTTAAAAAGTATTAAAGTAGCTACAATTAAGGAACTTAGTGAAGATTTAATGGACAAAGATATTGCTTGTGAATTTTCTAAGTTTAAAGTGGCGCTTTTGAGTAGGGGAATTGAAATACACGAGATTTCAATAGAGGAAATTACTTATGTACTCTCTCTCTATTATTCAATAGCACCAGTCGAGGCTGCATCTAATCTTGCCCGTTATACTGGTCTTCGTTATGGAAAAATAATAAAAGATAATTTAACTTTAAATGATTTTTACTTCAAACACAGAAGTTCATTTTTAAATGAAGAAGTAAAAAGGCGTATTGTACTTGGTAATTATTTATTGTCAGAGGGCTATGATTTAAAATATTACACAAAGGCTTCCCGTATTATTGAAAATATGATAATCCCTAAATTTAATGAGCTTTTTAATAATTTTGAATATATTATTATGCCTACCAGTTTTGTAAAGCCTTTTAAAATTGGAGAGATGTGTGATGATCCTATAAAAATGTATTATTCTGATATATGTACTGTGATAGCCAATCTTATTGGTTCTCCTGCAATTTCTATACCCTTTGCTCAAGATGAAAAAGGATTGCCTATTGGTATGCAGATAATTGGACAAGCTAAAAAAGATTTCAAGCTTTTAAATTTTTCAAAAAATATAATAGAGGAATTGGGATTAGATGGAATATAG
- a CDS encoding ATP-dependent helicase, which translates to MVDRIEEFLFSLNTYQREIVLDDTKNPILVLAGPGSGKTRVITAKIAHLIKILEIRPEEILALTFTNKVAREMNARINHLFDFNKSLHIQTFHSFGAWLLRIYFKEFDKNYDSNFTIWDTNDVVRCVKQIGLAPSIELAKQVSSLILKGKESGFLHDYFGIEEKIYRDIKTYEQEKARNNAFDFADLILKSALMLRESEDIKRRVQKRFRAILVDEYQDTNYAQFLFLKELYNQGMHFMVVGDEDQSIYSFRGARVENILEFEKTFNNVTRYYLVQNYRSTLSIVNVANDVISKNKNRYEKVIVTKNKIGKKMKFFVFQNPAEEAEYFSNFLVKDKLDTAILYRFNYQSFQFEKSFLKRDIPYKVLGSIRFYEREEVKDVISLLRLFVNKKDKVSFLRVINKPARGIGKTTTDKIIGMLNNSDVNLDLILASRRVSETLKGKAGDSLIAFLSIYDALGKRIDTDVYVNLSAFIRDVVVKFGLWDYYQKFDKDEKSRNIDELIGSGVEYSGSFEGLVLFLENSSLSPLMHGDSNSGVLLSSIHGVKGLEFDRVIISGLEKGLLPAEIEELTEERIEEERRLFYVAVTRAKFELIITLNLQRFFGGMLRNTAISVFFQDINKDAYDVTFVPEYLRDNFKYFFTKSSDKNFSIGDYINYNGENGVIVDKWYQSGEQLIKINLRNGKKVILNSVHIKGLSKV; encoded by the coding sequence ATGGTAGATAGGATAGAAGAGTTTCTTTTTAGTTTGAATACTTACCAGAGAGAAATTGTTTTAGATGACACTAAGAATCCTATTTTAGTTTTAGCAGGGCCAGGTAGTGGTAAAACAAGGGTTATAACAGCTAAAATAGCTCATTTAATAAAAATTCTGGAAATAAGGCCGGAGGAAATTCTTGCTTTAACATTCACAAATAAGGTTGCAAGAGAGATGAATGCAAGAATAAATCATCTTTTTGATTTTAATAAGTCTTTGCATATTCAAACTTTTCATTCTTTTGGTGCTTGGCTTTTAAGAATTTACTTTAAAGAATTTGATAAGAATTATGATTCGAATTTTACAATTTGGGACACTAATGATGTTGTTCGTTGCGTTAAACAAATTGGACTTGCTCCATCCATTGAGCTTGCAAAGCAAGTTTCGTCTTTAATACTTAAGGGAAAGGAAAGTGGATTTTTACATGATTATTTTGGTATTGAAGAGAAAATTTACAGAGATATTAAAACTTATGAGCAAGAAAAGGCTAGAAACAATGCTTTTGATTTCGCTGACCTTATTCTTAAGTCTGCTTTAATGTTAAGAGAATCTGAAGATATAAAGAGACGAGTACAGAAGAGATTTAGGGCTATTCTTGTAGATGAATATCAAGATACTAATTATGCGCAGTTTTTGTTTTTAAAAGAACTTTATAATCAAGGTATGCATTTTATGGTAGTAGGAGATGAAGACCAGTCTATATACTCTTTTAGAGGAGCTAGAGTAGAGAATATTCTTGAGTTTGAAAAGACATTTAATAATGTGACTAGATATTATTTGGTACAAAATTATCGTTCTACCTTAAGTATTGTTAATGTGGCAAATGATGTTATTTCAAAGAATAAAAATCGATATGAAAAAGTAATAGTTACAAAAAACAAGATAGGAAAGAAGATGAAATTTTTTGTTTTCCAGAATCCTGCAGAAGAGGCTGAATATTTTTCTAATTTTCTTGTTAAAGACAAACTTGATACGGCAATTCTTTATAGATTTAATTATCAGTCTTTTCAATTTGAGAAATCTTTTTTAAAAAGAGATATTCCATATAAGGTGCTAGGCTCAATTAGATTTTATGAGAGGGAAGAAGTTAAAGATGTAATTTCCCTACTTAGACTTTTTGTAAATAAAAAGGATAAAGTATCTTTCCTAAGAGTAATAAATAAGCCTGCTAGGGGGATTGGTAAAACTACTACAGATAAAATAATAGGTATGCTGAATAATAGCGATGTTAATCTTGATTTAATACTTGCAAGCAGAAGAGTTTCTGAGACTCTTAAGGGCAAGGCAGGCGACTCTCTTATTGCTTTTTTAAGTATATATGATGCATTAGGGAAAAGAATTGACACAGATGTTTATGTTAATTTATCTGCGTTTATTAGAGATGTTGTGGTTAAATTTGGGCTTTGGGATTATTATCAAAAATTTGATAAAGATGAAAAGTCTAGGAATATTGATGAACTTATTGGAAGTGGAGTTGAGTATTCAGGTAGTTTTGAGGGGCTTGTATTATTTTTAGAAAATTCATCTCTTTCACCTTTGATGCACGGCGATTCTAATTCTGGTGTACTCTTGTCTTCAATCCATGGCGTTAAGGGACTTGAATTTGATAGGGTAATAATATCTGGACTTGAGAAGGGATTACTGCCTGCTGAAATTGAGGAATTGACGGAGGAAAGAATAGAGGAGGAAAGAAGACTTTTTTATGTTGCTGTTACTAGAGCCAAGTTTGAACTTATTATTACACTTAACTTACAGAGATTTTTTGGTGGTATGTTGAGAAATACGGCTATTTCAGTCTTTTTTCAAGATATTAACAAAGATGCTTATGATGTTACTTTTGTTCCAGAATATTTAAGGGATAACTTTAAGTATTTTTTTACAAAGAGTAGTGATAAGAACTTTAGTATTGGAGATTATATAAATTATAATGGAGAAAATGGGGTAATTGTGGATAAATGGTATCAAAGTGGTGAGCAGTTGATTAAGATTAATCTAAGGAATGGCAAGAAGGTAATTTTAAATTCAGTCCATATTAAAGGACTTTCTAAGGTATAG
- the amrB gene encoding AmmeMemoRadiSam system protein B, translating into MNPNLLNLHKRKTHKALLASYGTYEFFLQNAYLFQRIIAKNTKNVFVFSQTKENSQVNISTHKAWKIFNSKIDVNINIMNLIQDLEFTNTEDKIIENDHKIEIVLNFIKDMTEEIKIIPIILGKLKYQTLKEFCQFLSPFTRKEENSFLFLSHFISHSTNLNKATKLASTLKELLLANNLNTSLILENYNAHKIFPENISAFIIIHKLFQEFEFTHNEIVNNNNEYLIIENILIN; encoded by the coding sequence ATCAACCCAAATTTACTAAACTTACATAAAAGAAAAACTCATAAAGCACTTCTAGCAAGTTATGGAACTTATGAGTTTTTCTTACAAAATGCCTATTTATTTCAAAGAATAATAGCTAAGAATACAAAAAATGTTTTTGTATTCTCACAAACAAAAGAAAATTCACAAGTTAACATTTCAACTCACAAAGCTTGGAAGATATTCAACTCAAAAATTGATGTGAATATCAATATAATGAATCTAATACAAGATCTTGAATTTACAAACACAGAAGATAAAATAATAGAAAACGATCATAAAATTGAAATTGTGTTAAATTTCATTAAAGACATGACAGAAGAGATAAAAATAATTCCCATTATCTTAGGTAAACTTAAATATCAAACCTTAAAAGAATTTTGTCAATTTTTAAGCCCATTTACAAGAAAAGAAGAAAATTCTTTCCTTTTCCTTTCTCATTTTATCTCACACTCTACAAATCTAAACAAAGCTACTAAGCTAGCATCAACACTAAAAGAGCTTTTACTTGCAAATAATCTAAATACCTCTCTTATCCTAGAGAATTATAATGCTCATAAAATATTTCCTGAAAATATAAGTGCATTTATAATAATCCACAAACTTTTCCAAGAATTTGAATTTACACACAATGAAATTGTCAACAACAATAATGAATACTTAATAATAGAAAATATATTAATAAATTAA
- the gatC gene encoding Asp-tRNA(Asn)/Glu-tRNA(Gln) amidotransferase subunit GatC has product MKDIHLENSLKLSLLSLSKDEEQKFVERFENVISMLNKISEFDVRDDFKQKTCELSNLRDDEVLDSLTIESIKNFSNLFLDGYFPSPKVLE; this is encoded by the coding sequence TTGAAAGATATTCATTTAGAAAATAGTTTGAAGTTAAGTTTATTGAGCTTGAGTAAAGACGAGGAGCAAAAATTTGTTGAAAGGTTTGAAAATGTAATTAGCATGTTAAATAAAATTTCTGAATTTGATGTAAGAGATGATTTTAAACAAAAGACATGTGAGTTGTCTAATTTAAGGGATGATGAGGTTTTGGATTCTTTGACGATTGAGTCTATTAAAAATTTTAGTAATTTATTTTTAGATGGATATTTCCCATCTCCTAAGGTACTTGAATAG
- a CDS encoding CarD family transcriptional regulator: MAFVLDQAVVYPMQGVGRIKNIQNKEFNGEFIDYYEIYFPFNEMTFMVPVARADDLGIRALVSREKVEEVFDVIKDFEGQIDQKKIKDGSHDFYKQNDILNTAKLYKFLYAKSTQKELPFYEKRILNDFELILEHEISLALQISFEEAKQKIKDVLSVRKS, translated from the coding sequence GTGGCATTTGTATTAGATCAAGCTGTAGTTTATCCAATGCAGGGAGTGGGTAGGATAAAAAATATTCAAAATAAAGAATTTAATGGTGAGTTTATTGATTATTATGAGATATACTTTCCCTTTAATGAAATGACTTTTATGGTTCCGGTTGCTAGAGCTGATGATCTTGGGATTAGAGCTTTGGTTAGTAGGGAAAAGGTGGAGGAAGTCTTTGATGTTATTAAAGATTTTGAGGGTCAAATAGATCAAAAAAAAATAAAAGATGGTAGTCATGATTTTTATAAACAAAATGATATATTGAATACCGCTAAGTTGTATAAGTTCTTGTATGCAAAGTCTACTCAAAAAGAATTACCCTTCTATGAGAAGAGGATTTTAAATGATTTTGAGCTGATTTTGGAGCATGAAATTAGTTTGGCCTTGCAAATTAGTTTTGAAGAAGCTAAGCAAAAAATTAAAGATGTTTTATCTGTTAGAAAGTCTTAA